In Parachlamydia acanthamoebae, the DNA window TGTTTGGATAATTTTGATTAATTCATAATGCAAAAAACGGCTTTTGTCTTCTGGATAATCGAAATTAGCCTGATGAAGATCTTGCCAAACAAATAAAATTTGTTCGAAATCGGAGATAATTTTTGAATTTGAACTGATGCCATTAGAATCAAAAGTCTCTTCAATATTGTTTTTTAAGTTTAATAAAGATTTAGAAATCTTATCGGAGATCATTTTGAGTTGTGTAGTTTTGTTCTCTGAAGGAAGTGGATTAAGGACAATATCTTGGTGTTTATAGATTTGACTAATAAGCTTTTCTAATTGCAGGCTTAATCGAATACCTTCGATTTGAGGTTTAATATGGGAAAGGATTTTTGTTTGGGCAATAATTAAAAAAATAACTAGAACGAAAGCGCAAATCATGCAAAGGATAAATGAAATCATGATCTTTTGCGAATAGGTATATCTTTCGAGGTAATAAGCTAGCCTTGTATCATCAAGTAATTTCATAAGTTTTTTTGGGGTTGTGAAAGAAGAAATGAAGGGCTTTTTGCAGCTCATCTGCCGCTGAATTAAGTTGTGAAATTGTTTCATCCAATTCATGCACAATCGGTAGATTCTTCTTTGTTGATTCTAAAAGACCAGAAATCGCTCCAATGATGCCTTCTGCATCACCAGCTTGTTGTTGCATGACTTGACTGACATTTTCGAATTTGACAACTTGTTTTTCGACATGCTGTGTAATATCGGAAAGTTGTGAACTGACAGTTTTGATCCGGTTTGCTCCACTTAAAATTTCATCAAGACCATAGTGTACATCTTGTTTAACAACGGAAACATGTAGCGAGACTTTGTTGATAATTTGCAAAATATTTGCCGTAGCTTCTTGCGTATTATTGGCAAATCTTTGGATTTGTTTGGTGAATTCGGCAAAGCTTTGCTTATGTTCGCCAGCAGATTCCGTTTCAATCGCTGCATTCAAAAATAAGGTATCTGCTTCATCACTAATACTTGTGATGAAAGAGAGTAAGCGAGACGTATCTTTAACTTTGCCTTCAATACTTTGAAGGACCTCCGAGATTTTACTTGATGCATCCACGAGTACAGGTATTTTATCCTTTAAACGCTCGAGTCCAGTGTGTGCATTTTTTGCTAAAGAAGTTTGTCTAGATGCCAGACTGAGGGCTTTCATTGTATCCGCAAGATGTCTCGATTCTAGAGCAATTTGTTGAGCTTTGGAATCAATCGATTTAATACTTCTCTCTTGGCTCGAAATTGTCTGCTCTTGTGCTTTAGTTGACCACGTCATCTCTTCTGTAAAACTTTGAAGTTTTTTTCCTAATTCTTGTAGTTTGTAGACAATGCTTTGGACTGATTCAACCATTTGATTTACAGCATGCCCAATTTGTCCAAATTCATCTCTGGAATCCGAATCAGGAGTGAGCGCGACATCTCCTTTTGCTAATCTTTGCAAATGGCGCAAAATTTTAAAAAGATGTCGTGTAAAGGAGCGCGTGATGGCAAAGATTGTGAGAATCAGACTGCAAATAAACCAATATGCAAGGGCAAAATATTGCTGCATTTGGTAGGTATTTAATTGCGTGGTCAGAGCTTGAATAATTTTTTCATGAGAAATTTTTTCAAGTGTGAGGGCTGATTCTAAAGTGTTAACGACTTTAGAACGCAAATCTTTGGAATAAATGTTTTCGTATTTAGAGGTATTTATTTGATAAACTAAATCTTCAATTGCTTGAAAATAATCTTTCAACGCATCTTTAACTTGGTCATCTTTAAGTTTCAAAAAAGTAGGGTCGTTCAATAAAGGATTAATTTGCTTGATGTTGGATTGAATTTTTTGTGCGACAAGCAACTCATTAAGTGTTAGCGGAACTGATTTTTTGAGATGGCCCCCAAAAAATTCCGTGATGAAGATTCCATTTTTTGGAAGGGTTTCAAAGAGAAGATAACCCATTTTATTGATCCAGGCATTGGAATCGCTACTAATCCCGTAGGCATCTTTTATGTCGGAGTAGCGACTAAGAAGTGATTGAAATAATTCACTTGTTAGGGCATTTCTTTCATCCTGTGTGCGTGCTGGTTTTATTTCGATGAGTTGCTTCCAGGCTTTTTCCCAAGCATCAAAGTCCATTTCAACCTTGCGAGAATCAGAAAATCCTTTTCCTAAATGATCTAAAAAATTGGAAGAAGGGTGAGCTTTTTGAACATTTTTTAATTGTGCAATCGCCTTGGATGTTACTTCTAAAAGATCTTCTTTAAAATGTTTTTCTTGTGTTTCGCTATTTGAAGAGGCTAGATAAAAGATCCATGTTTCCGCAATGTTGTTGAGCAAGGTTTGCATCACAGGAACGTACTGATATCCGATAATTTGTTTTTTTGTTCCATGAATCAAATAATTTTGGGCTGTAATCATCAAATAAGCAGGAATGGGCATAAAAAAAAGA includes these proteins:
- a CDS encoding methyl-accepting chemotaxis protein, encoding MMLSKLTAWMNNIQGKFTYHQRFWFFFFVYLFFMPIPAYLMITAQNYLIHGTKKQIIGYQYVPVMQTLLNNIAETWIFYLASSNSETQEKHFKEDLLEVTSKAIAQLKNVQKAHPSSNFLDHLGKGFSDSRKVEMDFDAWEKAWKQLIEIKPARTQDERNALTSELFQSLLSRYSDIKDAYGISSDSNAWINKMGYLLFETLPKNGIFITEFFGGHLKKSVPLTLNELLVAQKIQSNIKQINPLLNDPTFLKLKDDQVKDALKDYFQAIEDLVYQINTSKYENIYSKDLRSKVVNTLESALTLEKISHEKIIQALTTQLNTYQMQQYFALAYWFICSLILTIFAITRSFTRHLFKILRHLQRLAKGDVALTPDSDSRDEFGQIGHAVNQMVESVQSIVYKLQELGKKLQSFTEEMTWSTKAQEQTISSQERSIKSIDSKAQQIALESRHLADTMKALSLASRQTSLAKNAHTGLERLKDKIPVLVDASSKISEVLQSIEGKVKDTSRLLSFITSISDEADTLFLNAAIETESAGEHKQSFAEFTKQIQRFANNTQEATANILQIINKVSLHVSVVKQDVHYGLDEILSGANRIKTVSSQLSDITQHVEKQVVKFENVSQVMQQQAGDAEGIIGAISGLLESTKKNLPIVHELDETISQLNSAADELQKALHFFFHNPKKTYEIT